A stretch of the Desulfobacter sp. genome encodes the following:
- the kdsA gene encoding 3-deoxy-8-phosphooctulonate synthase, protein MTNFFFKLTQPKPSVFFLIAGPCVIEDYDTSFNIAAHLKDLTQALGIPFIFKASFDKANRTSIHSFRGPGFDKGLEILKQIKTRLNVPVISDIHLPDQAEKAAQVLDVIQIPAFLCRQTDLIVAACGTGKPVSIKKGQFLSPFECKNIIAKAKSTGNHDLAITERGSSFGYNNLVVDFRSIHILSEMGLPVIFDATHSVQLPGGGGNASAGERQFVPTLSKAAIAAGAHGLFMETHPDPDKALCDGPNSMPLDEMKPLLTTLAAIKRVVN, encoded by the coding sequence ATGACCAATTTCTTTTTTAAATTAACCCAGCCCAAACCTTCAGTTTTTTTTCTGATTGCAGGTCCCTGTGTGATTGAAGATTACGATACCAGTTTTAATATTGCCGCCCACCTCAAAGACCTAACCCAGGCGCTGGGAATTCCCTTTATTTTTAAAGCCTCGTTTGATAAAGCCAACCGGACATCTATCCATTCCTTTCGAGGCCCGGGATTTGACAAAGGGCTTGAGATTTTAAAACAGATAAAAACACGATTGAATGTTCCGGTTATCTCAGATATTCATCTGCCGGATCAGGCTGAAAAAGCAGCCCAGGTGCTTGATGTGATCCAGATTCCGGCATTTTTATGCCGGCAGACAGATTTAATTGTTGCCGCCTGTGGTACAGGTAAACCTGTGTCCATTAAAAAGGGTCAGTTTTTATCCCCTTTTGAATGTAAAAACATCATTGCCAAAGCCAAGTCCACTGGTAACCATGATCTGGCCATTACAGAACGGGGCTCAAGTTTTGGGTACAATAACCTTGTGGTGGATTTCAGATCCATTCACATACTCAGTGAAATGGGACTTCCCGTTATTTTTGACGCCACCCACAGTGTTCAGCTGCCCGGCGGCGGCGGGAATGCCTCGGCAGGAGAAAGGCAATTTGTTCCGACCCTTTCCAAGGCAGCCATTGCCGCAGGCGCCCACGGACTTTTTATGGAAACCCATCCAGACCCTGACAAGGCCCTTTGTGACGGACCCAACTCCATGCCCTTGGATGAAATGAAGCCTTTATTGACCACCCTGGCAGCCATTAAACGCGTTGTAAACTAA